In one window of Tubulanus polymorphus chromosome 3, tnTubPoly1.2, whole genome shotgun sequence DNA:
- the LOC141902081 gene encoding uncharacterized protein LOC141902081, translating to MASFTPGLSYEDITVLDDFEIPTRLLNEDKEWKSVRVKSPKKSPPRHTKPAASTNNSGHFLPAPFANYEFRFACEICYVKHNEGKGGCELKREFKHNCQQKYLLVRNINQQSAQNNNAAWLKIRPRPVNMRDVCKLAHSHQS from the exons atggCTTCGTTCACCCCAG GTTTGAGTTATGAGGATATTACGGTCTTGGATGATTTCGAGATTCCGACTCGTCTCTTAAACGAAGATAAAGAATGGAAAAGTGTTCGCGTAAAATCTCCAAAAAAATCCCCTCCTCGACATACGAAACCAGCAGCCTCTACCAATAACAGTGGACATTTTCTACCGGCACCATTTGCGAATTATGAATTTCGCTTCGCGTGTGAGATCTGCTACGTGAAGCATAATGAAGGGAAAGGAGGCTGCGAATTGAAACGGGAATTTAAACACAACTGTCAACAGAAATATCTACTCGTCAGAAACATAAATCAACAATCAGCACAGAATAATAATGCTGCCTGGTTGAAAATACGACCTCGACCGGTGAACATGCGTGATGTATGTAAACTAGCCCATTCTCACCAGTCATAG
- the LOC141902082 gene encoding kinetochore protein NDC80 homolog has protein sequence MYGRSKSDAMKDPRHLSDRSFKELSIRRFIEFMLKIVDAKFRLDSKHEEQIPRLLKDLGYPFLISKNMLFTVRAPHVWPHLLGALSWLGDYIEAFKDGKGEFVEEDELYRKKQECLHDDKPMNFKSLQIERVRLKQDSNNLENEPDNLEYLTATRNKYQVELKQLTDQTEELNRRQFEKDKEFQMEIVRAMQEKDEMQKIYDTQDLSQDEIKRINMSRNEFMWWKLLILRRENGIWK, from the exons ATGTATGGAAGATCTAAAAGTGACGCGATGAAAGATCCGAGACACCTCAGCGATCGCTCCTTTAAAGAACTAAGTATCAGAAGATTTATTGAG TTCATGTTGAAAATCGTCGATGCCAAATTTCGTCTAGACAGTAAACACGAAGAGCAGATACCACGTCTGCTAAAGGATCTCGGGTATCCATTTCTTATATCGAAGAACATGTTATTCACTGTGCGAGCACCTCATGTTTGGCCTCACCTACTCGGCGCACTTTCCTGGCTCGGTGATTACATTGAA GCGTTCAAGGATGGAAAAGGTGAATTTGTCGAGGAGGATGAACTTTACAGAAAAAAACAAG AATGTTTACACGATGATAAACCGATGAACTTTAAATCACTACAAATCGAAAGAGTCCGACTCAAACAAGACTCAAACAATCTTGAGAATGAACCA GATAATCTTGAATATCTGACGGCCACGCGAAATAAATACCAAGTCGAATTAAAACAACTGACCGATCAGACTGAAGAGCTCAATAGAAGACAGTTTGAAAAAGATAAAGAATTCC AAATGGAAATAGTTCGAGCAATgcaagaaaaagatgaaatgcAGAAGATCTACGATACGCAAGATTTGTCACAAGATGAAATTAAGCGAATCAATATGTCTCGAAATGAGTTCATGTGGTGGAAACTCTTGATTTTGAGAAGAGAAAATGGAATCTGGAAATAG